The sequence below is a genomic window from Leishmania braziliensis MHOM/BR/75/M2904 complete genome, chromosome 4.
GACTCCCgacttctctttttctgctctttttgttgttccctctctccactcgCGTTTTGTACGGACTCTCGTCCATTGGAAGCAGACGCACACCTCTGCAAGCCAGGAGAACGTGGGTAGGGTTACGCaggcccccccctcctcctcctcctccctgttTCTCGCCTCACACACAAACCGGGCACCATTGCTGCACGTGCAAGTGCAGCTGCCACCCGCAAGACCGGACATATTCCTGGATACCTACCAAGGCGCAATGTGTGATGACTTCCCATGCTCCTCTTCCATTGTgcatcaccatcacctccCTTCAAgttgttcttctccctccctcgctgcaCCTCTGCGCCGTATTGGTGCTACCTATGCGTAGTGTATTTTGTGTCGTCTGACACCGCGCTGACAAGCGTGCGAGCGCTGCCGTTGTGGCAAAATAAATTCATCTAGCAGGAGACGgtgacgcacacgcacacaagcacaggcATTCGTTGCTCACCGCGCGTCCCTTACAACTCGCActgtctttcctcttcccatCGTCTCACATCCCCGTCGGCTTTCGCTCGGCCAGAGAAAAAAAGTGACGTCAATCCACGCCTCAGTGCGAAAGCGACGCGCCTCTGCAGGGCCTTCTTCAGATCACCCTCAAAGCCCGCTCTCCATTGGCCTCCACCCTCCTCAATGTTGACTTGCAGCTTGGAGCAGGCGAATCGCGCTTGGAGCGATGCCCCGCTAGTGTCTGCAGAGGAGTTGAGCGGGTGGGTCTCTGTTGCGGAAGTACTTCTCTTAGAGTGCGCACGTACCGCCCTTGTCGATGTCACGGAGCCATCCGCGCGAGCCCAGCTGGTTATCGAGTACGCCGACTCTCTTGCGGCGCTTGTGCAAACACATGTGGCCGATGTGGCTGCGCTTCAACGTCGCGCTGCCTCCGCAGAGGAAAAGCGGGGTGACGCCCTTGCACGCCAACTTCATGCCGTTGCTCAGGAATGCGAGACGCTGGGCGCCAACCTTGTCTCCGAGTGCACCTCTCGCGCTGCCTTGGAGGAGGAAACGCGTCGCCTGTCAAATGAGTTGCTGTCTACgcaggaggaaagggaggcgcTGCAAGCAGAGCGAACAGTCGTCTGGTGCGccgtgcaggaggcgcacgcgGTGGCTGGCGTCACGTGCGCTGCCAAGGCGACGATGGAAGAACATGTCCGCGCATTGTGTGAGTGGGTGAGGTGCGCACAGGCGGAGCTGACCAGCGCCGCTACACTGTTAGAGGCCTCTGCCCCGTTACCACTCGATGTCGCTCCTTATCAGCTGGCATGCACATCGTATCGCCGCATTCTTCCCACTACCCCGATGAATCCGGTTACTGCCTCGCTTTTGCGGGTCAAGGAACAGATCCAGCACATCCGTGAGTCCTCCGGGGCGCAACGgcagctggcggcggacaTGCATCAACATCGGAGAGacgaagcggcagcaccgctgacTTGGTCACCGCGAACACGGGCGGCAATAGCGACCATGTTGGCTCCCATGCCTCGCCCGGCACATCGATCGCCGGGCAGGTCTCAGTCCTACACGCCCCCACGCAGCACGAACGTTTCGGCAACGCAGCGGGAGGTGGGCACGTTTGCCTCACCGCCATGGCGCACTCACATGGTAAAGCTACAAGAGGAGCTGAAGGGGCTACGGCGAGAGCTCGGCGCTACGAACTCCTCCCATTGACCCCGTAGAGGGACGACTGCATCTTTGCCTCCGTACGTTTCTACGGAAGTGTACGTGAAAGCCTCACCAGTGCCTCttcctgcctccccccccctaaGCGCTCCCTTCAACCACTTGCATTGCTCAGTTGCTGTGGAGGGTGCGGGTagcggaaaagagaggaaaaaataTATAGGCCATGCGTGGGTAAGCTGCGAGTCAACTCCTGCACAAACACAAGCGCAACTCTGCAAGCAGAAGACGCACACCAATCGATGTGTAACGTGCGATGTGCTTTACCCGTTCTTTCGCTGCTATGCGACGATACTGCCGTTGCCGCAGATTACGGAGTCGGTGTGAatgaaaagagggaaggtcACACCGACGAGATTCACCTCTGCGCCTGCGTAACCGTGCCCTACTCCATCCATCGACtaccccctccaccccatCTCAACTTTGTGGTGCGCCAACTCTGTGCATGTCCGATTGCCTCCTCGCCCCGCCCATTCCTCCCCTGCCCCTTTCCACCCCGTGAGCTTGCACTTTGACCTGCACCTGCATCAGTATAGCCGGACACACGCATAGTTTAAAGGACGCTACGGCAATGTCCACCCTGTCCACTAGCAGCAGCCCTAGTAAGGGGATCACAGTGCTTGCTCCTTTGAAGGGGCATGTGTGCCTTCCGGGAGAACCGGTGCTGATGGCTCAGCCCAGCGCCGTGGTGGCGATCGGTGGTGGTCTTCGGCTGCTTCCCCAGCTCCCGCCCACCACTAACACTGATGACGCATCGCAAGCGCTCACGGACGTCTTCCTTTCGGAGTTCTGTGCACCACTTCAGTGCAGCAGCCAtcacctgcacacacacgttccACGGTATATGGTGCCAACACCAGCGAGTAGGCGATACACCCCTCGCGCCGGTGATCCGGTGCTTGCCATTATCGCCCGAAAAGTGAGTCAGCACTATTACTACTGCTACATTGGAAGCTCCGCATTGGCCTACATGGATGCCTTGGCGTTTGACGGCGCCACGAAGGTAAACCGACCGCGGCTGGTGGAAGGCGATGTTGTGTACTGCTACGTGAAGCCTCGTGCGGCATCGAGCTACGTTGATGGCACGCCACGGTCGGTCGCCAGCGGAGTAGTTGACACGGCTGGCGAAGTGGAGACAagctgcacagcagcagaggtcGGGCTTCCACCCAAGGACTGGACATCCGGGGAGGCCGTCTTCGGACCGTTGCACGGGGGACGCGTTCTGCACCTCCCACTGGCGTATGTGCGGCGTCTGCTCATGCCAATGGGCCTCTCCCCAGGCAAGGCAtcagcacagcagcaaaaaAGCAATCGCACGGAAGGCGAAATCAGTGGTGGTGAAGAAGTGCCCGCCTCAtacctccttcagctgctggGGCGCCGAGTCCCCTTCGAGGTGGCTGTCGGCCTCAACGGACTCGTGTGGGTCCGGGGGCTCTCTAGTGAGGCTGACGCcatggctgctgcgcggcgcacTGTTGCCGTAAGCTCGTGCATCTCCGAGGCCCAGTACGACGCCACTCGCGCCGAGATGGAAGCCCGCGTTGAGGCTTACTTTCCTTCGTGACACGAACAGGATGGggacaggcgcacacaccgcgtttacacgtgcgtgtgtgactTGGGAGCGGAAAGCGGATAATGTCCATCTCATGCCGCCCCTCCGTTCTAccgcctcttcgctctcgTGCGCGCATTGCCTGgccagagaggaggagatggtgcTCGACACAACCAACAACCCACGGCCACGAAGGTGCCGGGGTAAGGAGGAAAGTAAGAAGCGGTGGAGTAGGAGGGTGAGAGAAACGGCAGAGGCGGCTTGAAGAGTACTAACTACGcacgaaaaagaggaggagtcCGCCATGTTTACAGCgcacaccagctgctgctgctgctgctgcgctttgCGTCATGGAGCAGtcgcccctctcccgccaCGCAGACAGCTGTGCAGGCGGTGTTTTGGCGtatgcttgtgtgtgtgggccgTGGCAAATGGCAAGACGGCGAAAGAGTGGCGGgttgaggggaggggcgcacCGTGCCGCTAAGTCTCAACGCTTTCTTCATGAATATTTGCACACCAccactccccctcttcaccttGGCTCTCCACCCTCCACCTTTCTCTCGATTCATTCAATGTTGGGACGCACCGCACGACGAGCCACCTGCCACCCCTCCACAACACGCAGCATctgcaccgccacacatATTCGTACACGCGGACACACAAAATTACAAAGAAGGGGGGCGGCAACGACAAGCATAACAACGTCACCTGTGTGCCGAGCCTTCACACGAAATCACCGATCTGCTCCTCCATACATCAAGCGTGTCTCGTCCACATCCCCACCCTCGAGGTACCTTTGCATCCACTCACCCTTCCATACCTCTCCGCGCATCCTCTTCCAAGGCTACACGTCGAACGtaaagcgcacacacagtcacTCTCACAAACGCGATGCCGGACTTCAGCCAGTTTATCAAGTACCTCAACGCCAACCTCCACGCACCGACTGGCCAGTACGCCGCCCTGGGCGGCGCCAGCGGAAAGGGCACTGGTGGAGTTAGTGGCGCATCCGAGGCCGTGACACCCGCTTCCCACGGTGATACCTCCGCCTTCATCCGTTCCTGTGACACAACGTGGCGAGTACTGCTGTCTAGCGATGCGGCTGCAAAGGAAAGTGGGGCACGATCCAGCGGCTCATctgccacggcagcggcagcccaCGCACCCCCGCCGCATCCCTCCGTCACTATTGGGCGGATGATGGTGTCCACAGAGGACCGCTGGCGTATTCAGGCGCAGATGCGCCGTGAGGAGGCACGCACTGGGCAGGCTCGGAAGGAGTACAACAAGAAGGTGACGCGCGCCATCAAAGTGACGAAGGGACCGTCTGAGAACGCCTTTCCGCCAGGTCGTGGTCGTCCATTGTAGTGCATGCGGTGAGACCATAACAGGGCAGTGACGTCTGCTGGATCAACGTGGGCGAGCGACTTCCTTCCTCTAACTTGTACGCACAGGTGTAAGCACGCCGACTtgttgccgcagcgcagtgagcctgtgtgtgtgtgtgtggggaggggggggagtatGCACGTCAGGGGAAGGGGCGACGGCGGTGTGTGCCCAACATACGCCACACACCTCACTGCTGGTGCCTCGCGTGTTAGTAGCGATCTCCCCTCTTTGCCAACTTAGGTGACGTTGTTGTGAATGTACCCACCCTAACCgtccctttccttctccgcgtaagagcgacggtggtggtccCCGGTGTAAAATGCGTGGGCTTTACCCCAATAGGCAGTAAACGCGAGGAGGTCGTCGCATGCCGCAACGTGGTagcgtctgtctgtctgtctgtctgtgtggggggagggggggggactggCCTCCACGGCCGGTGTCGTGCACGCGTATTTGACGCAAGAGGCACCAGATTTGCTGTCGGTGTCTCATGGCTTATCGactctacccccccccctcccacgcaCTGACACGACCGAGCGCAAAGGCATTTGGGgggcctctctctgtttcgcctgccctctctcctctcactGTTCTCCTCTTCTAATCCGATGTCTCTGGCTGCCTGCAAtggtgtgtacgtgtgtgtgtgtgcaacgTAGTCACCAAATTTGGTACTCTCCTCTTAGCCAGTGAGGCTGCAACTGTGGTTCTATCTCACTTCACTCTTCGTCCCCCGACGAACCCTTTTCTCATTCAAGAGGCCCGTTTGAGGTACGTGAGGTGTGAGTGTGCGCGGCTAttacccctccctctcaccaccactctctccctcgctttccTCCTGAGCCGGCGCCTTTGGCGGTGGGTGGGACGTGCGTTGGTGTGCGTTTTTTCGTtgctttttcctcttctcatCTCGCACATACGCTTAGATTCATCCTCGCGCAAGCACAGCCACGTCTTGGGCTCGCTTTGCGCGCATCGATAGCGATGCACCAAAGCAACGAGGgcgcgcagccgctgcctgGAAGCACGATGACCCCATCGCCGGGTGCATCTCTCGGCGTGAGGGCaggagaggcggcggacCACAAAAGCGCTCAGAAAACGGAGGCACTTCCACTCGCCGATCTGCTGATACGCGCCTCGGACGCCATCCGCTcagagcgagggagggcggACTCAATGGAAAAAGAAAATAATAAACTCCGCGCGCAGCTAGAAGGCGTTCGGTCAGCCTATCAATCGGTGGCAACTCAAcgggcgcagcgcagctcgCAGACGTTGGCAAGCGTGACAACATACAACAAGGCTGTCGAGGACACGCTGTTTGCCTATGTGAGAGACCAACTGATCGGGCCAGACGACAACTACACCTCTGGGAACAACGGCAGGAATTGCACAACTAAGAGCAACAGTAGGACCCGACCGCGACAGAGCCAGTGGAGCTCAAGcgctgccacctcctccgtGGCCTCGGTAGCCGCGCGCACTCCGCCACGCGGCTCCATCACGCCCTGGGCACAGCGTTGGACAAAAGGCTGGGATGCTCAGATCACGCCACCTGAACCAGCACCGCAAAGGACAGCCGAGCACAACGCCTCGACAGCAGCCAAAGAGTGTGTACAGCGCGTTTACTCGTCTGCTGCATTGCGGCACCGCGACCTCAAGACAGGCAACGATCATCTGACCTCATCCCTCACTGGTGATGGCAGTTGCAAAGGTCAAGGTAGTGCAGCCTTGGAGGGTTACAACAACGCTGACGAGTCCCCAACGCACTGGATGGCTCGCCGACTTCTCCGAGCACTTGCCCCTCGTCCTACTGACAGTGCTGTGGGCGACATTGTGCACACCATGGTTACTGCCTTGCAACAGGATGTCCAAGCTGAACTCGACAGGCCGCGCGAGTGTAACAACCCTGTTCAACGTCGCCCCCGCGGCTttgcgctggtgcgcctccagcCCTGCGTCTATCGACTCCTCGTTGGTCCTCCTGCCGAAGTGAAGGCAATGGCGCACGCAGCACGGGTTCACAACAGTGGTGCTTGTCCAACAACAGCGCGTCTCCCCTCCGCAGCACCTTACCGAGATCACTTCCTCCTCTACTGCACCAATCAAGGCACCCCGAATGCCTCGCGCACCTGTCACTCCCAAGTCACCAATACCGTCATTCGCCTCACCATTGATACCGGCACCCTTCGCGTccttcgaggaggaggacacgTTGACTTCATCGACTACTTAGAACATCACTTACATATTAAACTATACAACGGACAGCGCACCTCTACCCAACACTCTATatcctcccccacacaccgccGCCTACAGCCCCTACCCCACAAACCTCGCCCCTCCACAGTGCACACCATCCACACAGCAACGCATCTCTTATAAACCCTCCCTCTACAACCCCTAACACCTCCATACCATCCCCACCGACTACACCTCATCCACACCACTCCCTAACAGAATAGTGCAACCACAGCAATGATCCTCCAATACCAGAACACCACGTACCAAAAGCCTTCGGTACCACCGACACCCCCTCGCCGCACGCGCATGCCTCACGTCGCCGCCCGTGCCgcgcgcctcccccaccccctctcttcgtcccTCACTTTCCACGCGCCCAATGTGCCGCTCGGCCATCcgttccccaccccctctctccNNNNNNNNNNNNNNNNNNNNNNNNNNNNNNNNNNNNNNNNNNNNNNNNNNNNNNNNNNNNNNNNNNNNNNNNNNNNNNNNNNNNNNNNNNNNNNNNNNNNCNNCGCAGGgggtgagaggggaggggggagggaacgCATCCCGGCGCACACGCCCTCCAGTCCTGGTCATTCTCGCTGGCGGAGAGCTGCCGTCCAgagtagtggtggtggtggtgatggttgGGGAAGAGTACGATTGAGAAACTCAACGAGGAAAGGAGCGAAACATCCaacggaggagagagagagagagagggagggaggaagggagagaagcgcgcacacgcacactcccccccccctctctctctctcctccgttCTTATTTGTGCATCGTCATCTCTGTGGGTGTcaagcgcctctctctcgatTATGctgatggaggggggggaggggggtgtgtgttggtgtgggtgtctctctctctctcgctctcaaGAGCGtaacccctccccccacaaaTGAACTAAACCCTCTTCCTAGACCGTCACACATCGCTGTTGACTCACCGACTCACGGGATAGGCTAGGCCAGCCTCAGGCCATGTCGCTAAACAcactctctcccctcactctcGCCCTCTTTCTGCCTCCTGTTGTGCTTCCCTTCCCTgccggctgcagcggctgagAAAACGttcaggggagggggggggcaacgcCATCGGCATCAGGAATCTCGCCGCCCTCTTCGTGCTcgatgccgtcgccaccaacGGCGCGTCCGTGGTCAGGGTCGACGCCCAGTCGTCGTTCCCCATCTCCAAAGCCGCCGTGCTCGCCATCGACTACGGCCGCTGCGAGGAGTGCACCGGCGCGCTCGTCAGCATCAACACCCCACTCGTCGTCGACGGCTCCAGCATGTTCCGCGTGACCAACTGCAAGGCCGTCGGCGCGAGCAAGGGCCTGCTGGCCTccgccggcagcaccacggTCAGCGGCAAGTCCGTCTACCTTGTCTCCGACAGCTCCGTCAAGTCCACCGCCTTGTTCTCCTCCCTGAGCGGCATCGAGGACTCCAGCGAGCCGTACTCCTTTACCGTGTCTGGCGGCTCGACCGTGTCCTTCCTCAACCTGGAGGCGCCCTCCACCGGTTTTACCAACCAGGACACCCTCAGCCCCTCGGCAGACTCGCAAGtcatcggcggcggctgcgtcaTCAAGGGCGTGGCGCTCAACACCGCCGAAGTGTACAAGAGCAACGGTCTCGCGGTGACGACCGTCGTCAACCGCCAGGGCGCAAGCGGCGGGACCTGCGCCAACGCCAAGTGTATCCCCGGCAACACCGGagcaggcgccgccgtctccggCACCGACCCCTGCACCTGCCAGTGCTCCTCCATGGACTACAACCCGCCCTCCTGCTCGACCATCGTCGACCCCACGCAGAACTACAACCCCACGGACGTGTGCGTCGTGCCCAACTGCCTCACCTGCGACCGCCTCAGCCCCTCCACACGCTGCACGCAGTGCGCCACGGGCTACATCCTCACCAGCGACCAGCGGTGCatcctccccaccaccagaCCACCCGACTGCAACGTCCCTTACTGCACCCAGTGCGTCACCGGCAGCGGTtcccgctgcagcacgtgccGCTACGGCTACACCTCGGTCAACGGTGCCTGCATCGCCaacgccaacgccgccgccggcgcgcacaccgtcgccctcgccgcggtcgtctgcgtcgccgccgccctgtACGCCCTTTAGTGAGCACGCGGCTGCCACGCTGTCCTTCCCAGCCTCTCGCTGGATGTATATCTTCTCTTCCCCGGGCTATGGTGCACCCACGGCGCCACGGCCTGCCCTCCTCGCATGTGCCGTATTTCCTCCTATCTTCTTTGTATAGCTTCCTATGtatgccccctccccctccccgcacccctgcgccgcc
It includes:
- a CDS encoding putative exosome complex exonuclease RRP40, which produces MAQPSAVVAIGGGLRLLPQLPPTTNTDDASQALTDVFLSEFCAPLQCSSHHLHTHVPRYMVPTPASRRYTPRAGDPVLAIIARKVSQHYYYCYIGSSALAYMDALAFDGATKVNRPRLVEGDVVYCYVKPRAASSYVDGTPRSVASGVVDTAGEVETSCTAAEVGLPPKDWTSGEAVFGPLHGGRVLHLPLAYVRRLLMPMGLSPGKASAQQQKSNRTEGEISGGEEVPASYLLQLLGRRVPFEVAVGLNGLVWVRGLSSEADAMAAARRTVAVSSCISEAQYDATRAEMEARVEAYFPS